In the Methylosinus sp. LW4 genome, CGTGCAGATCATAGGTGTCGACCGGATTTTCGACGGCCTTCAGGCCGATCTCGTCCGTCGCGCCATGCGTATAGCCGCCCTTCACGCCTCCACCCGCGAGCCATTGCGTGTAGCCCCATGGATTATGATCGCGCCCGTCTCCGCTCTGGCCATAGGATGTGCGCCCGAATTCGGATGTCCAAACCACCAGCGTTTCATCCAGCAGTCCGCGCGACTTCAAATCAGCCAATAATCCAGCAATGGGCTTGTCGACGGCGCGGGAACGCGCGCCGTGATTTTCTTCGAGCTTGCTGTGCGCGTCCCAATTGCTGAAATCCACGCCGGCATTGTCGAAAGGCCAGGACACGACTTGAACGAAGCGCACGCCGCGTTCGACGAGCCGCCGCGCTCTCAGCAAAATCGTTCCATATTCGCGAGTCGCCTCTGAGTTCAGCCCGTAGAGCTCTCGGGTCGCCGCCGTCTCTCGGGTGAGATCGACCGCTTCGGGCGCAGAAGCCTCCATTCGGTAGGCCAGCTCATATGAGCGCGCGCGCGCCGCCAGCTCGCTATCATTGGGATGACGCGTGGCGTCCTTCTCATTGAGATGCAGCAGGAGATCGAGATTGGATCTCTGCTCGGTGGAAGAAATCAATTCCGGCCGCTCGAGATGGAGTATCGGCGATGGTCCCGATCGAAACGCCGTGCCTTGATAGACCGCCGGAAGGAAGCCCGAGCTCCAATTGATGGCTCCGCCCCGCGGCTCCTTATCCCCCGCATAGAGCACGACGAAGGGGGGCAAATCTGGATTGGCCGAGCCGAGCGCGTAGGAAATCCACGCCCCGAGCGAAGGACGGCCGGGAACGAGATCGCCGGTGTTGAGCTTCAAGATCGAGATGTCATGCGTGGCGCCGACGGTGACGCTGGACTTCACGAAAGCGATTTCGTCCGCATGCTGCGCGAGCTCCGGCAGAAAATCCGAAAACCATGCGCCGCTCTCGCCATATTGCTTCCAAGCACGATTGGAAGCGAACAGCTTTCCAGTCTTGCCTTGACCAGCGGTGCGAATGCCCGTCAAGAACGATTCCGGCGTGTCCTGTCCGGCCAGCCGCTCCAAAGTCGGCTTGTAGTCGAAGAGGTCGAGCGTGCTCGGAGCGCCGTCCATATGCAGCCAGATGATCGACTTCGCCTTGGGCGCGAAATGCGGCTCCCGTCGCGCCAAAGGATCGAGCTTCGGCGCGGCTGCCGCAACAGGAATCGAAAGAATGCCGCCTCCGGGCAGAGAGGCGTTCAGCGCGAATCCGCCGAGCCCATAGGCCGAACCGACCAACCAGTCACGTCTCGAATGTCCGCTCATGCTATATTCCTTCGCAAAGGCTCAGGGGATAGGTCAAAATCGATAGATGAACTCGTTGGAGTTCGCGACCGTATGAACGAGATCGACGAGAGCCGAAGCGCGCAGCGGATCCTGTGTCGGCGCGACATCGCCGGTCGGCAGGGCGATCGACAATTTCCCGTCCTTTGCTTTGCTCGCGATCAGCTGCCTCTGCTTGTCGAGGAACTCGACGAGCAGCGCTTTCTCCGAGGCGTCCGGCTTTCTCGCAAAGAGTATTTCGTAGAGACGTTCGAATTGCGCCGATTCGTCGCCGCCGACCTCCGCGAGAAGCCGTCCAGCCAGCGCTTGCGACCATTCGAACACGATATCGCTGTTGACGAGCGCGAGCGCTTGCAGCGGCGTCGTCGTCACATCACGCTTGCTGTGCACTTGCTGCGTGTTCGCCGAGTCGAAAGGCTCGAGCAGAGGATATGGCACGCTGCGCCGCGCGAAAATATACAGGCTGCGACGGTTGTGATCCTTCGGGTCCTTCGAGACCTCCCAAGCGGATCCTGCATTCAGATTGCTCGGAACGGGCGGAAACACGCTCGACCCTCCGATCCGCCCGTCCAGCCTGCCCGAGGCGGCGAGGAGCGAGTCGCGAATTTGCTCGGCGTCGAGCCGCTTGCGGGGGAAGACGGCGAGCAGCTTGTTCTCCGGGTCGACAGCGGCGACGTCTTCCCGCTGATCCGACGACTGGCGATAGACGCGCGACAGCAGAATCTGTCGATGCAACGCCTTGACGCTCCATCCCCCCTTCACGAAGTCCGAGGCGAGACGATCCAATAGCTCTGGATGCGTCGGCTTGTCGCCCGCCCGGCCGAAATCGCTGACCGTTCCGACGATCCCCTTGCCGAAATATTCGTTCCACACGCGATTCACATAGACGCGCGGCGTCAGCTGATTGCCGGAGTCGACGAGCCAATTCGCCAGCGCCAGCCTTCGCCCCGAGGACGTCGCCGTCGGCGCGATAACGGGCTTTTCGCCTGTGAGCGCCTCGGGAAAAGCAGGTTGCGCTTCGTCGAGCGGCCGCTCGTGATTGCCGCCGAACAAGACATAAGTGGGCGGCGCGTCGGCATGCCCGAGCTCCGTCACCGCCGTTATCGTGTTCGATCCCTTTTTGGGCCGGAGCTCGTCGAACTTCTTCAAATCCTCGAGCAGCGACTTATATTCTGCGGCCAGCTTGAGGAACTCGTCACGCGACACGGTGATGCGGGGACCTCCAGCAGCGGCGCCTTCGCCGCCCTCCGAGAAGCGCGCATAGACGTCCGCAGGAAGATTGCGCAGAAACAGCCCGAGGCGATCGTCGGTCGAGTTGATCGCGACACGATGGTTGAGCCATCGGTCGAAGGCGTCCCATTCCCCTTTCGGCTTGAGGATATGCGCTTGGCTGCTCGCCTCGTAACGCTCTTTATTGAAAGCCGACAGCACGTCACGAAATTGCTCGACGATCTCTTTTCGACGATTCTTGTTGGCGCGAATC is a window encoding:
- a CDS encoding DUF1501 domain-containing protein; this encodes MSGHSRRDWLVGSAYGLGGFALNASLPGGGILSIPVAAAAPKLDPLARREPHFAPKAKSIIWLHMDGAPSTLDLFDYKPTLERLAGQDTPESFLTGIRTAGQGKTGKLFASNRAWKQYGESGAWFSDFLPELAQHADEIAFVKSSVTVGATHDISILKLNTGDLVPGRPSLGAWISYALGSANPDLPPFVVLYAGDKEPRGGAINWSSGFLPAVYQGTAFRSGPSPILHLERPELISSTEQRSNLDLLLHLNEKDATRHPNDSELAARARSYELAYRMEASAPEAVDLTRETAATRELYGLNSEATREYGTILLRARRLVERGVRFVQVVSWPFDNAGVDFSNWDAHSKLEENHGARSRAVDKPIAGLLADLKSRGLLDETLVVWTSEFGRTSYGQSGDGRDHNPWGYTQWLAGGGVKGGYTHGATDEIGLKAVENPVDTYDLHATVLQLVGLDHLKTTFSRAGRAERPTVVYGKVVKELLA
- a CDS encoding DUF1549 and DUF1553 domain-containing protein encodes the protein MMRMTKKAFFMSLAAASAISVALAADDGMPVSSGSRTHWAYQPLQVPATPTVERADWPRTSIDAFILAKLEQANLAPSPDADRATFIRRATLDVWGVIPAPEDVARFVNDDAPDAYEKLVDRLLASPHYGERQARRWLDLARYADSAGFQGDETRGNFYRYRDYVINAFNSDKPYSRFIREQIAGDELAPGDQEALTATGFLAAFPENVNARDLVLRKYQVATEITDTVGSVVLGTTIGCARCHNHKSDKFTQKDYFSLQAFFANTSVDERTPVAAPGEAEKEFKAAQAKYDEAIRANKNRRKEIVEQFRDVLSAFNKERYEASSQAHILKPKGEWDAFDRWLNHRVAINSTDDRLGLFLRNLPADVYARFSEGGEGAAAGGPRITVSRDEFLKLAAEYKSLLEDLKKFDELRPKKGSNTITAVTELGHADAPPTYVLFGGNHERPLDEAQPAFPEALTGEKPVIAPTATSSGRRLALANWLVDSGNQLTPRVYVNRVWNEYFGKGIVGTVSDFGRAGDKPTHPELLDRLASDFVKGGWSVKALHRQILLSRVYRQSSDQREDVAAVDPENKLLAVFPRKRLDAEQIRDSLLAASGRLDGRIGGSSVFPPVPSNLNAGSAWEVSKDPKDHNRRSLYIFARRSVPYPLLEPFDSANTQQVHSKRDVTTTPLQALALVNSDIVFEWSQALAGRLLAEVGGDESAQFERLYEILFARKPDASEKALLVEFLDKQRQLIASKAKDGKLSIALPTGDVAPTQDPLRASALVDLVHTVANSNEFIYRF